GGGCCAATTTTCGCTGGCCTTATAAGGGATTTCACCAATGATTATGATTTTGCATTTTGGGTGTTCTCGTTAGTTTTCGTCATTGCATTAATTGCGTTTTCCGTTGCAAAACCGGTCAGTAAAAATTCATAATAAAAGCGATGGCGCTCTTGGGCGCCATCGCTTTTATTATGAATTAATGAGTACCTACCGGGTACATTTCTGGTTTAAGTGCTGACCAATGTTGATCTGCCGGAAGAATACGATCAATAGCACGAATACCGATAAATTCTCCTTGGCTACCTCGAGGCGACCCTCCATCACCAGCAACTTTTATAGACTCCAGAAGCAATTTTCGCATTGCAATGATTGCCCGATCGCTTGTTCCTAGTCGCTCTTGAGTTCTATCAGCTATAACACCCATCGTTTCCTGTAATGCACGATCTTGAGTATTCACTCCCACTATCCCAGTGAAATTTTTCGTGCGTTGCATGTCCCGATCCAGCATCCAATCATTACCTTTATTTCGCTGAGCAATAAAGGTAGTACGATCAATGTCTACATCCCATTCATTGCCCGTACCTTCAAGGGCTTTATCCTTAGCGTTCAACGGATTGTCATCCCATGTAAATGTCCAGTTGAAGACCATTGTGGTTTCGTCATCAATGGGAACCCAGCAATGTCCAGAGCTACGGGGTTGTACTTTTTCACCACTTCTACCAACTTGCCCCGCCCGAATTTGGTGAAAAGGCAATACGTAATGATATGTACGTATGTAATTGCCCTCATCTTTTGAAAGTGGCCGGGTAGAACTGTAGGTATATCCATAGTCAGTTGTTTCAACTTCCAAATAAGGAGCAGTGGAGCGAGATCGAAGAAGGGTTTTATCCGATAGGTCGTTGTTATGAAGGAAAGAAGAATGGGAAGTATCTATCCCACCTTCAACTGCTTGAACCCAGTTACATGTCTGGACCAATTTAGTAATTCCCCGATGTGTATCAGGCACTGTAGTCCATTCAAACATTGGAGGTGTGGGTACTCGGTCTGCCGGGCCGAGGTAAGCCCATATAACATTACCACCTTCCCATGTTTTATATGCCTTCGTTTTAACTTTATGCTTAAAGTTACTTTCTACAGGCTCATTCGGCATATCAACGCATTCACCGTTTACATCAAATTTCCACCCATGGTAGACGCAGCGCAATCCTTCTTCCTCATTCCTTCCAAAATACAAACTAACGCGGCGATGAGGGCAAGCGTCAGGAAGCAACCCAATCCGGCCTTTTGAGTCGCGAAACGCTACCAGGTCTTCGCCAAGGATTCTTACTCTTACTGGATCACAATCAGCATGTGGAAGTTCGAAATCCATCATAATTGGAATCCAGTAGAGCCTCATTGTCTCTCCCATAGGGGTTCCTGGTCCAACTTTAGTGATTAAATTGTTATTTTCTGCAGAGAGCATATTTCCTCCCAAAATCTGAATAATCTACGCCATCCAAGTTAATTTGCTTGAAAGGCATTCCACCATTCTACAACCAAAGGTGTATTCCACTCAGCCATTAAAATGTCTCCATAAATAAATATCATTATGGCTTCGAAAAAAATTGCAGGCAATATTGCCCAGTACCATTTTGCTCCTGCAAAAACCATTAGGTAAAGGATGGTATAACCCGGGACTGCAACATGAAATCCAAATAGCCATATGCCTATTAACAAGCCAGCGGTACTTCCAACCAACTTAATCCAACGCTTTGCTACTACATTGTTGTCTGCATCTGCTTCTAAGAACCCTGTGTCCATAATTTGCGCATCGGGGTCCGAAATTCGAGTTCGAAAGAGGCTAACAATCCTCCAAACCCAAAAGGGAATACCGAAGGCTATAGTTATTCTTGGTAATAACCACGCCCCAGTTCCCCATTCTTGTGAATCCCAAAGCATGTATGCAAAAACCGCACCAACTACAGCAAGAAGTACGACTTCACCAAGGAATTCAACTGAAAGAAATTTTTGACTATTGGTTTTTTCTGAATCAGAGGTAGTCATTTGTACCTAATCCTCGGAGCCAGAAGCGGCTTGAGAAGCCTGTATTTTTGCTGCGTTCCGCTGTACGCGCATTCCTATAACTGCGCCAATAAGCACGACTACTAGGATCGCGATAAATTGCGGACGTTGAAACATTGTCCACCCGTAAGTATTCACGGATAGCCAAAGGTATTTTTCAACAACTTCAGCCAAAACTATCGCAATTACAATAGGCGGGCGAGGCCAGCCATAGGCC
This genomic stretch from Dehalococcoidia bacterium harbors:
- a CDS encoding Rieske 2Fe-2S domain-containing protein, whose amino-acid sequence is MLSAENNNLITKVGPGTPMGETMRLYWIPIMMDFELPHADCDPVRVRILGEDLVAFRDSKGRIGLLPDACPHRRVSLYFGRNEEEGLRCVYHGWKFDVNGECVDMPNEPVESNFKHKVKTKAYKTWEGGNVIWAYLGPADRVPTPPMFEWTTVPDTHRGITKLVQTCNWVQAVEGGIDTSHSSFLHNNDLSDKTLLRSRSTAPYLEVETTDYGYTYSSTRPLSKDEGNYIRTYHYVLPFHQIRAGQVGRSGEKVQPRSSGHCWVPIDDETTMVFNWTFTWDDNPLNAKDKALEGTGNEWDVDIDRTTFIAQRNKGNDWMLDRDMQRTKNFTGIVGVNTQDRALQETMGVIADRTQERLGTSDRAIIAMRKLLLESIKVAGDGGSPRGSQGEFIGIRAIDRILPADQHWSALKPEMYPVGTH